The following are encoded in a window of Acinonyx jubatus isolate Ajub_Pintada_27869175 chromosome D4, VMU_Ajub_asm_v1.0, whole genome shotgun sequence genomic DNA:
- the PTPDC1 gene encoding protein tyrosine phosphatase domain-containing protein 1 isoform X5, whose amino-acid sequence MPAGILPQNEEPYSTLVNDSPYAANMKGNPGRPTPKYTKVGERLRHVIPGHVACSVACGGRACKYENPARWSEQEQAIKGVYSSWVTDNILAMARPSTELLEKYCIIEQFRSHGIKTIINLQRPGEHASCGNPLEQESGFTYLPEAFMEAGIYFYNFGWKDYGVASLTTVLDMVKVTTFALQEGKVAIHCHAGLGRTGVLIACYLVFATRMTADQAIIFVRAKRPNSIQTRGQLLCVREFTQFLIPLRNIFSCCDPKAHAVTLAQYLIRQRHLLHGYEARLLKHVPKIIHLVCKLLLDLAENRPVVTEEVAEGPSLCAEIEKTVSEVITMQLDKELLRQGSDASDSLPPAAVAVDFENQDVILSSEQQIDPLWKRRNVECLQPLTPLKRRFSYSDSDLKRAESLLGQGAAPWTGPAAALLGHNPRQQKPTSHCHTPQSPQLDLSKETLVRNTFSFWNQAKFGGLEGLRDEGSPGFHRETAAKEVQRSRTFSSGVSGPYNPGDPVRPSFADVPREPDRCPQQAPRLCGAPSAHCSETPRSLGDRDFLCKVPSSVGPTAQEGKDLPEVTAHTASQAELSAEARRVLAAKALADLSELAEEEGVKRKVEMWQKELNSRDGAWERICGERDPSILCSLMWSWVEQLKEPVITKEDVDMLAGSHTEAAEALFLLEKGQHQTILCVLHCIVNLQPIPADVEEAILARAIKAFTKVNFDSENGPIVYDTLKKIFKHTLEEKGKMTKDGPQPDV is encoded by the exons ATGCCTGCGGGAATCCTGCCTCAAAATGAAGAGCCATACTCCACTTTGGTGAATGACAGTCCATATGCTGCCAACATGAAGG GAAATCCAGGGCGTCCAACGCCAAAGTACACAAAGGTCGGAGAGCGGCTGCGACATGTGATTCCTGGACACGTGGCCTGCTCCGTGGCGTGTGGCGGCAGAGCTTGCAAGTACGAAAACCCGGCGCGCTGGAGCGAGCAGGAGCAAGCCATTAAGGGGGTCTACTCGTCCTG GGTCACTGACAACATCTTGGCCATGGCTCGCCCGTCCACTGAGCTCCTCGAGAAGTACTGCATCATCGAGCAGTTCCGAAG CCATGGCATAAAAACAATCATCAACCTGCAGCGCCCTGGGGAGCATGCCAGCTGCGGGAACCCCCTGGAACAAGAAAGTGGCTTCACGTATCTTCCTGAAGCTTTCATGGAGGCCGGCA TCTATTTCTACAATTTCGGATGGAAGGATTACGGTGTGGCATCGCTTACCACTGTCTTAGACATGGTGAAGGTGACGACATTTGCCTTACAGGAAGGGAAAGTAGCCATCCATTGTCATGCAGGGCTTGGTCGAACAG GCGTTTTAATAGCATGTTACTTGGTTTTCGCCACGAGAATGACTGCTGACCAAGCAATTATATTTGTTCGGGCGAAGCGACCCAATTCCATACAAACTCGAGGACAGCTCCTCTGTGTAAGGGAATTTACCCAGTTTCTCATCCCTCTCCGCAATATATTCTCTTGCTGTGACCCCAAGGCACACGCTGTTACTTTAGCACAGTATCTGATTCGCCAGCGGCATCTGCTTCACGGTTATGAGGCCCGCCTTCTGAAACACGTACCCAAAATCATCCACCTCGTTTGCAAACTGTTGCTGGATTTAGCTGAGAACAGGCCAGTGGTGACAGAAGAGGTGGCAGAGGGGCCCAGCCTGTGTGCGGAAATCGAAAAGACTGTTTCTGAGGTGATCACCATGCAGCTGGACAAAGAGTTACTGAGGCAGGGCAGTGACGCCTCAGACTCCTTGCCGCCCGCTGCAGTGGCCGTGGATTTTGAGAATCAGGATGTGATTCTTTCCAGCGAACAGCAGATTGACCCTCTTTGGAAGAGGCGGAATGTTGAGTGCCTTCAGCCCCTGACGCCTCTGAAAAGGCGATTCAGCTACAGCGACTCTGACTTAAAGAGGGCTGAGTCActtctggggcagggggcagctcCGTGGACGGGGCCTGCCGCAGCCTTGCTTGGCCATAACCCCAGACAGCAGAAGCCCACAAGCCACTGTCACACCCCCCAGTCTCCACAGCTTGATCTGAGTAAGGAAACGCTGGTCCGAAATACATTCTCTTTCTGGAATCAAGCTAAATTTGGAGGCCTGGAAGGACTCAGGGATGAGGGGTCACCGGGTTTCCATAGGGAGACTGCTGCGAAGGAAGTACAGCGGAGTAGAACCTTCTCCTCGGGGGTTTCAGGTCCCTACAACCCTGGGGATCCAGTGAGACCCAGCTTTGCGGATGTCCCTCGGGAACCGGACCGTTGTCCCCAGCAAGCGCCCCGTCTGTGTGGAGCTCCCTCCGCTCACTGCTCTGAGACTCCCCGCAGCCTTGGGGACCGTGACTTCCTCTGCAAAGTACCCTCCTCGGTTGGACCCACAGCCCAGGAAGGCAAAGACCTGCCTGAGGTCACTGCACACACTGCTTCGCAGGCCGAACTGAGTGCTGAAGCCAGGAGAGTGCTGGCTGCCAAAGCCCTGGCAGATCTCAGTGAGCTTGCAGAAGAGGAGGGAGTGAAAAGGAAGGTAGAGATGTGGCAG aAAGAACTGAATTCCCGAGACGGAGCTTGGGAAAGAATATGTGGCGAAAGGGACCCTTCCATCCTGTGCAGTTTAATGTGGTCTTGGGTGGAGCAGCTGAAGGAGCCTGTGATAACCAAGGAGGACGTGGACATGTTGGCTGGCAGCCACACAGAGGCCGCAGAAGCGTTGTTTTTGTTAGAGAAG GGCCAGCACCAGACCATTCTCTGCGTGTTGCACTGCATTGTGAACCTGCAGCCCATCCCTGCGGATGTGGAGGAGGCCATCCTTGCCCGCGCCATTAAAGCCTTCACCAAG GTTAATTTTGACTCTGAAAATGGACCAATAGTTTACGACAccctaaagaaaatatttaagcacacactggaggagaaagggaaaatgacaAAAGATGGCCCTCAGCCTGACGTTTAG
- the PTPDC1 gene encoding protein tyrosine phosphatase domain-containing protein 1 isoform X4: MTTMPAGILPQNEEPYSTLVNDSPYAANMKGNPGRPTPKYTKVGERLRHVIPGHVACSVACGGRACKYENPARWSEQEQAIKGVYSSWVTDNILAMARPSTELLEKYCIIEQFRSHGIKTIINLQRPGEHASCGNPLEQESGFTYLPEAFMEAGIYFYNFGWKDYGVASLTTVLDMVKVTTFALQEGKVAIHCHAGLGRTGVLIACYLVFATRMTADQAIIFVRAKRPNSIQTRGQLLCVREFTQFLIPLRNIFSCCDPKAHAVTLAQYLIRQRHLLHGYEARLLKHVPKIIHLVCKLLLDLAENRPVVTEEVAEGPSLCAEIEKTVSEVITMQLDKELLRQGSDASDSLPPAAVAVDFENQDVILSSEQQIDPLWKRRNVECLQPLTPLKRRFSYSDSDLKRAESLLGQGAAPWTGPAAALLGHNPRQQKPTSHCHTPQSPQLDLSKETLVRNTFSFWNQAKFGGLEGLRDEGSPGFHRETAAKEVQRSRTFSSGVSGPYNPGDPVRPSFADVPREPDRCPQQAPRLCGAPSAHCSETPRSLGDRDFLCKVPSSVGPTAQEGKDLPEVTAHTASQAELSAEARRVLAAKALADLSELAEEEGVKRKVEMWQKELNSRDGAWERICGERDPSILCSLMWSWVEQLKEPVITKEDVDMLAGSHTEAAEALFLLEKGQHQTILCVLHCIVNLQPIPADVEEAILARAIKAFTKVNFDSENGPIVYDTLKKIFKHTLEEKGKMTKDGPQPDV, from the exons ACTACCATGCCTGCGGGAATCCTGCCTCAAAATGAAGAGCCATACTCCACTTTGGTGAATGACAGTCCATATGCTGCCAACATGAAGG GAAATCCAGGGCGTCCAACGCCAAAGTACACAAAGGTCGGAGAGCGGCTGCGACATGTGATTCCTGGACACGTGGCCTGCTCCGTGGCGTGTGGCGGCAGAGCTTGCAAGTACGAAAACCCGGCGCGCTGGAGCGAGCAGGAGCAAGCCATTAAGGGGGTCTACTCGTCCTG GGTCACTGACAACATCTTGGCCATGGCTCGCCCGTCCACTGAGCTCCTCGAGAAGTACTGCATCATCGAGCAGTTCCGAAG CCATGGCATAAAAACAATCATCAACCTGCAGCGCCCTGGGGAGCATGCCAGCTGCGGGAACCCCCTGGAACAAGAAAGTGGCTTCACGTATCTTCCTGAAGCTTTCATGGAGGCCGGCA TCTATTTCTACAATTTCGGATGGAAGGATTACGGTGTGGCATCGCTTACCACTGTCTTAGACATGGTGAAGGTGACGACATTTGCCTTACAGGAAGGGAAAGTAGCCATCCATTGTCATGCAGGGCTTGGTCGAACAG GCGTTTTAATAGCATGTTACTTGGTTTTCGCCACGAGAATGACTGCTGACCAAGCAATTATATTTGTTCGGGCGAAGCGACCCAATTCCATACAAACTCGAGGACAGCTCCTCTGTGTAAGGGAATTTACCCAGTTTCTCATCCCTCTCCGCAATATATTCTCTTGCTGTGACCCCAAGGCACACGCTGTTACTTTAGCACAGTATCTGATTCGCCAGCGGCATCTGCTTCACGGTTATGAGGCCCGCCTTCTGAAACACGTACCCAAAATCATCCACCTCGTTTGCAAACTGTTGCTGGATTTAGCTGAGAACAGGCCAGTGGTGACAGAAGAGGTGGCAGAGGGGCCCAGCCTGTGTGCGGAAATCGAAAAGACTGTTTCTGAGGTGATCACCATGCAGCTGGACAAAGAGTTACTGAGGCAGGGCAGTGACGCCTCAGACTCCTTGCCGCCCGCTGCAGTGGCCGTGGATTTTGAGAATCAGGATGTGATTCTTTCCAGCGAACAGCAGATTGACCCTCTTTGGAAGAGGCGGAATGTTGAGTGCCTTCAGCCCCTGACGCCTCTGAAAAGGCGATTCAGCTACAGCGACTCTGACTTAAAGAGGGCTGAGTCActtctggggcagggggcagctcCGTGGACGGGGCCTGCCGCAGCCTTGCTTGGCCATAACCCCAGACAGCAGAAGCCCACAAGCCACTGTCACACCCCCCAGTCTCCACAGCTTGATCTGAGTAAGGAAACGCTGGTCCGAAATACATTCTCTTTCTGGAATCAAGCTAAATTTGGAGGCCTGGAAGGACTCAGGGATGAGGGGTCACCGGGTTTCCATAGGGAGACTGCTGCGAAGGAAGTACAGCGGAGTAGAACCTTCTCCTCGGGGGTTTCAGGTCCCTACAACCCTGGGGATCCAGTGAGACCCAGCTTTGCGGATGTCCCTCGGGAACCGGACCGTTGTCCCCAGCAAGCGCCCCGTCTGTGTGGAGCTCCCTCCGCTCACTGCTCTGAGACTCCCCGCAGCCTTGGGGACCGTGACTTCCTCTGCAAAGTACCCTCCTCGGTTGGACCCACAGCCCAGGAAGGCAAAGACCTGCCTGAGGTCACTGCACACACTGCTTCGCAGGCCGAACTGAGTGCTGAAGCCAGGAGAGTGCTGGCTGCCAAAGCCCTGGCAGATCTCAGTGAGCTTGCAGAAGAGGAGGGAGTGAAAAGGAAGGTAGAGATGTGGCAG aAAGAACTGAATTCCCGAGACGGAGCTTGGGAAAGAATATGTGGCGAAAGGGACCCTTCCATCCTGTGCAGTTTAATGTGGTCTTGGGTGGAGCAGCTGAAGGAGCCTGTGATAACCAAGGAGGACGTGGACATGTTGGCTGGCAGCCACACAGAGGCCGCAGAAGCGTTGTTTTTGTTAGAGAAG GGCCAGCACCAGACCATTCTCTGCGTGTTGCACTGCATTGTGAACCTGCAGCCCATCCCTGCGGATGTGGAGGAGGCCATCCTTGCCCGCGCCATTAAAGCCTTCACCAAG GTTAATTTTGACTCTGAAAATGGACCAATAGTTTACGACAccctaaagaaaatatttaagcacacactggaggagaaagggaaaatgacaAAAGATGGCCCTCAGCCTGACGTTTAG
- the PTPDC1 gene encoding protein tyrosine phosphatase domain-containing protein 1 isoform X1, which translates to MQDLPRRGSALPFLSAFLQGRRHSASDPVLQLQQGRRGSAAQTLSSSSLQVMVAVASVRRADRDSACLQRKRNPGRPTPKYTKVGERLRHVIPGHVACSVACGGRACKYENPARWSEQEQAIKGVYSSWVTDNILAMARPSTELLEKYCIIEQFRSHGIKTIINLQRPGEHASCGNPLEQESGFTYLPEAFMEAGIYFYNFGWKDYGVASLTTVLDMVKVTTFALQEGKVAIHCHAGLGRTGVLIACYLVFATRMTADQAIIFVRAKRPNSIQTRGQLLCVREFTQFLIPLRNIFSCCDPKAHAVTLAQYLIRQRHLLHGYEARLLKHVPKIIHLVCKLLLDLAENRPVVTEEVAEGPSLCAEIEKTVSEVITMQLDKELLRQGSDASDSLPPAAVAVDFENQDVILSSEQQIDPLWKRRNVECLQPLTPLKRRFSYSDSDLKRAESLLGQGAAPWTGPAAALLGHNPRQQKPTSHCHTPQSPQLDLSKETLVRNTFSFWNQAKFGGLEGLRDEGSPGFHRETAAKEVQRSRTFSSGVSGPYNPGDPVRPSFADVPREPDRCPQQAPRLCGAPSAHCSETPRSLGDRDFLCKVPSSVGPTAQEGKDLPEVTAHTASQAELSAEARRVLAAKALADLSELAEEEGVKRKVEMWQKELNSRDGAWERICGERDPSILCSLMWSWVEQLKEPVITKEDVDMLAGSHTEAAEALFLLEKGQHQTILCVLHCIVNLQPIPADVEEAILARAIKAFTKVNFDSENGPIVYDTLKKIFKHTLEEKGKMTKDGPQPDV; encoded by the exons ATGCAGGACCTGCCCCGGcggggctctgccctgcccttcctcAGCGCCTTCCTGCAGGGCCGCCGGCACTCGGCCTCGGACCCTGTCCTGCAGCTGCAGCAGGGCCGCCGGGGCTCCGCCGCCCAGACGCTGTCCTCGTCCTCTCTGCAGGTGATGGTGGCCGTGGCCTCCGTCCGCCGCGCCGACAGGGACTCAGCGTGCCTCCAGAGAAAAA GAAATCCAGGGCGTCCAACGCCAAAGTACACAAAGGTCGGAGAGCGGCTGCGACATGTGATTCCTGGACACGTGGCCTGCTCCGTGGCGTGTGGCGGCAGAGCTTGCAAGTACGAAAACCCGGCGCGCTGGAGCGAGCAGGAGCAAGCCATTAAGGGGGTCTACTCGTCCTG GGTCACTGACAACATCTTGGCCATGGCTCGCCCGTCCACTGAGCTCCTCGAGAAGTACTGCATCATCGAGCAGTTCCGAAG CCATGGCATAAAAACAATCATCAACCTGCAGCGCCCTGGGGAGCATGCCAGCTGCGGGAACCCCCTGGAACAAGAAAGTGGCTTCACGTATCTTCCTGAAGCTTTCATGGAGGCCGGCA TCTATTTCTACAATTTCGGATGGAAGGATTACGGTGTGGCATCGCTTACCACTGTCTTAGACATGGTGAAGGTGACGACATTTGCCTTACAGGAAGGGAAAGTAGCCATCCATTGTCATGCAGGGCTTGGTCGAACAG GCGTTTTAATAGCATGTTACTTGGTTTTCGCCACGAGAATGACTGCTGACCAAGCAATTATATTTGTTCGGGCGAAGCGACCCAATTCCATACAAACTCGAGGACAGCTCCTCTGTGTAAGGGAATTTACCCAGTTTCTCATCCCTCTCCGCAATATATTCTCTTGCTGTGACCCCAAGGCACACGCTGTTACTTTAGCACAGTATCTGATTCGCCAGCGGCATCTGCTTCACGGTTATGAGGCCCGCCTTCTGAAACACGTACCCAAAATCATCCACCTCGTTTGCAAACTGTTGCTGGATTTAGCTGAGAACAGGCCAGTGGTGACAGAAGAGGTGGCAGAGGGGCCCAGCCTGTGTGCGGAAATCGAAAAGACTGTTTCTGAGGTGATCACCATGCAGCTGGACAAAGAGTTACTGAGGCAGGGCAGTGACGCCTCAGACTCCTTGCCGCCCGCTGCAGTGGCCGTGGATTTTGAGAATCAGGATGTGATTCTTTCCAGCGAACAGCAGATTGACCCTCTTTGGAAGAGGCGGAATGTTGAGTGCCTTCAGCCCCTGACGCCTCTGAAAAGGCGATTCAGCTACAGCGACTCTGACTTAAAGAGGGCTGAGTCActtctggggcagggggcagctcCGTGGACGGGGCCTGCCGCAGCCTTGCTTGGCCATAACCCCAGACAGCAGAAGCCCACAAGCCACTGTCACACCCCCCAGTCTCCACAGCTTGATCTGAGTAAGGAAACGCTGGTCCGAAATACATTCTCTTTCTGGAATCAAGCTAAATTTGGAGGCCTGGAAGGACTCAGGGATGAGGGGTCACCGGGTTTCCATAGGGAGACTGCTGCGAAGGAAGTACAGCGGAGTAGAACCTTCTCCTCGGGGGTTTCAGGTCCCTACAACCCTGGGGATCCAGTGAGACCCAGCTTTGCGGATGTCCCTCGGGAACCGGACCGTTGTCCCCAGCAAGCGCCCCGTCTGTGTGGAGCTCCCTCCGCTCACTGCTCTGAGACTCCCCGCAGCCTTGGGGACCGTGACTTCCTCTGCAAAGTACCCTCCTCGGTTGGACCCACAGCCCAGGAAGGCAAAGACCTGCCTGAGGTCACTGCACACACTGCTTCGCAGGCCGAACTGAGTGCTGAAGCCAGGAGAGTGCTGGCTGCCAAAGCCCTGGCAGATCTCAGTGAGCTTGCAGAAGAGGAGGGAGTGAAAAGGAAGGTAGAGATGTGGCAG aAAGAACTGAATTCCCGAGACGGAGCTTGGGAAAGAATATGTGGCGAAAGGGACCCTTCCATCCTGTGCAGTTTAATGTGGTCTTGGGTGGAGCAGCTGAAGGAGCCTGTGATAACCAAGGAGGACGTGGACATGTTGGCTGGCAGCCACACAGAGGCCGCAGAAGCGTTGTTTTTGTTAGAGAAG GGCCAGCACCAGACCATTCTCTGCGTGTTGCACTGCATTGTGAACCTGCAGCCCATCCCTGCGGATGTGGAGGAGGCCATCCTTGCCCGCGCCATTAAAGCCTTCACCAAG GTTAATTTTGACTCTGAAAATGGACCAATAGTTTACGACAccctaaagaaaatatttaagcacacactggaggagaaagggaaaatgacaAAAGATGGCCCTCAGCCTGACGTTTAG
- the PTPDC1 gene encoding protein tyrosine phosphatase domain-containing protein 1 isoform X6: MQDLPRRGSALPFLSAFLQGRRHSASDPVLQLQQGRRGSAAQTLSSSSLQVMVAVASVRRADRDSACLQRKRNPGRPTPKYTKVGERLRHVIPGHVACSVACGGRACKYENPARWSEQEQAIKGVYSSWVTDNILAMARPSTELLEKYCIIEQFRSHGIKTIINLQRPGEHASCGNPLEQESGFTYLPEAFMEAGSVLIACYLVFATRMTADQAIIFVRAKRPNSIQTRGQLLCVREFTQFLIPLRNIFSCCDPKAHAVTLAQYLIRQRHLLHGYEARLLKHVPKIIHLVCKLLLDLAENRPVVTEEVAEGPSLCAEIEKTVSEVITMQLDKELLRQGSDASDSLPPAAVAVDFENQDVILSSEQQIDPLWKRRNVECLQPLTPLKRRFSYSDSDLKRAESLLGQGAAPWTGPAAALLGHNPRQQKPTSHCHTPQSPQLDLSKETLVRNTFSFWNQAKFGGLEGLRDEGSPGFHRETAAKEVQRSRTFSSGVSGPYNPGDPVRPSFADVPREPDRCPQQAPRLCGAPSAHCSETPRSLGDRDFLCKVPSSVGPTAQEGKDLPEVTAHTASQAELSAEARRVLAAKALADLSELAEEEGVKRKVEMWQKELNSRDGAWERICGERDPSILCSLMWSWVEQLKEPVITKEDVDMLAGSHTEAAEALFLLEKGQHQTILCVLHCIVNLQPIPADVEEAILARAIKAFTKVNFDSENGPIVYDTLKKIFKHTLEEKGKMTKDGPQPDV; encoded by the exons ATGCAGGACCTGCCCCGGcggggctctgccctgcccttcctcAGCGCCTTCCTGCAGGGCCGCCGGCACTCGGCCTCGGACCCTGTCCTGCAGCTGCAGCAGGGCCGCCGGGGCTCCGCCGCCCAGACGCTGTCCTCGTCCTCTCTGCAGGTGATGGTGGCCGTGGCCTCCGTCCGCCGCGCCGACAGGGACTCAGCGTGCCTCCAGAGAAAAA GAAATCCAGGGCGTCCAACGCCAAAGTACACAAAGGTCGGAGAGCGGCTGCGACATGTGATTCCTGGACACGTGGCCTGCTCCGTGGCGTGTGGCGGCAGAGCTTGCAAGTACGAAAACCCGGCGCGCTGGAGCGAGCAGGAGCAAGCCATTAAGGGGGTCTACTCGTCCTG GGTCACTGACAACATCTTGGCCATGGCTCGCCCGTCCACTGAGCTCCTCGAGAAGTACTGCATCATCGAGCAGTTCCGAAG CCATGGCATAAAAACAATCATCAACCTGCAGCGCCCTGGGGAGCATGCCAGCTGCGGGAACCCCCTGGAACAAGAAAGTGGCTTCACGTATCTTCCTGAAGCTTTCATGGAGGCCGGCA GCGTTTTAATAGCATGTTACTTGGTTTTCGCCACGAGAATGACTGCTGACCAAGCAATTATATTTGTTCGGGCGAAGCGACCCAATTCCATACAAACTCGAGGACAGCTCCTCTGTGTAAGGGAATTTACCCAGTTTCTCATCCCTCTCCGCAATATATTCTCTTGCTGTGACCCCAAGGCACACGCTGTTACTTTAGCACAGTATCTGATTCGCCAGCGGCATCTGCTTCACGGTTATGAGGCCCGCCTTCTGAAACACGTACCCAAAATCATCCACCTCGTTTGCAAACTGTTGCTGGATTTAGCTGAGAACAGGCCAGTGGTGACAGAAGAGGTGGCAGAGGGGCCCAGCCTGTGTGCGGAAATCGAAAAGACTGTTTCTGAGGTGATCACCATGCAGCTGGACAAAGAGTTACTGAGGCAGGGCAGTGACGCCTCAGACTCCTTGCCGCCCGCTGCAGTGGCCGTGGATTTTGAGAATCAGGATGTGATTCTTTCCAGCGAACAGCAGATTGACCCTCTTTGGAAGAGGCGGAATGTTGAGTGCCTTCAGCCCCTGACGCCTCTGAAAAGGCGATTCAGCTACAGCGACTCTGACTTAAAGAGGGCTGAGTCActtctggggcagggggcagctcCGTGGACGGGGCCTGCCGCAGCCTTGCTTGGCCATAACCCCAGACAGCAGAAGCCCACAAGCCACTGTCACACCCCCCAGTCTCCACAGCTTGATCTGAGTAAGGAAACGCTGGTCCGAAATACATTCTCTTTCTGGAATCAAGCTAAATTTGGAGGCCTGGAAGGACTCAGGGATGAGGGGTCACCGGGTTTCCATAGGGAGACTGCTGCGAAGGAAGTACAGCGGAGTAGAACCTTCTCCTCGGGGGTTTCAGGTCCCTACAACCCTGGGGATCCAGTGAGACCCAGCTTTGCGGATGTCCCTCGGGAACCGGACCGTTGTCCCCAGCAAGCGCCCCGTCTGTGTGGAGCTCCCTCCGCTCACTGCTCTGAGACTCCCCGCAGCCTTGGGGACCGTGACTTCCTCTGCAAAGTACCCTCCTCGGTTGGACCCACAGCCCAGGAAGGCAAAGACCTGCCTGAGGTCACTGCACACACTGCTTCGCAGGCCGAACTGAGTGCTGAAGCCAGGAGAGTGCTGGCTGCCAAAGCCCTGGCAGATCTCAGTGAGCTTGCAGAAGAGGAGGGAGTGAAAAGGAAGGTAGAGATGTGGCAG aAAGAACTGAATTCCCGAGACGGAGCTTGGGAAAGAATATGTGGCGAAAGGGACCCTTCCATCCTGTGCAGTTTAATGTGGTCTTGGGTGGAGCAGCTGAAGGAGCCTGTGATAACCAAGGAGGACGTGGACATGTTGGCTGGCAGCCACACAGAGGCCGCAGAAGCGTTGTTTTTGTTAGAGAAG GGCCAGCACCAGACCATTCTCTGCGTGTTGCACTGCATTGTGAACCTGCAGCCCATCCCTGCGGATGTGGAGGAGGCCATCCTTGCCCGCGCCATTAAAGCCTTCACCAAG GTTAATTTTGACTCTGAAAATGGACCAATAGTTTACGACAccctaaagaaaatatttaagcacacactggaggagaaagggaaaatgacaAAAGATGGCCCTCAGCCTGACGTTTAG